One Nitrospira sp. DNA window includes the following coding sequences:
- a CDS encoding GNAT family N-acetyltransferase, translating to MHATFRPGIREDAQACGAIFYEAFKLIAEQHNFPVDFPQPETAVGLLTMLLAREDVYSVVAEMERGVVGSNFLWESDTIAGVGPITVDPAVQNGSIGRQLMERVLDRARAKHFVGVRLVQAAYHNRSLSLYSKLGFNAREPLSLMQGPALQLQLPGYEVRPASARDLDACNQLCFHVHGHDRGRELFDATKQGHALVVEHGGNVTGYATLIGFFGHAVGRTNEELKALIGAVPVFQGPGFLLPTRNGELLRWCLDHGLRVSYPMTLMSHGLYQEPAGSFLPSILY from the coding sequence ATGCATGCGACGTTTCGGCCTGGCATACGTGAGGACGCGCAGGCCTGCGGCGCCATCTTCTATGAGGCCTTCAAGCTCATCGCCGAGCAGCATAATTTTCCGGTCGATTTCCCCCAGCCGGAGACGGCGGTCGGCCTCCTCACGATGCTCCTTGCGCGGGAAGACGTGTATTCGGTCGTCGCTGAAATGGAACGGGGCGTCGTCGGAAGCAACTTTCTCTGGGAAAGTGATACGATCGCCGGTGTGGGGCCGATCACAGTCGATCCGGCCGTGCAAAATGGTTCCATCGGGCGTCAATTGATGGAGCGTGTCCTGGATCGCGCCCGCGCCAAACACTTTGTCGGCGTGCGGCTGGTTCAAGCCGCATACCACAACCGCTCGCTCTCCCTCTACAGCAAGCTCGGCTTCAATGCGCGCGAACCGCTCTCGCTCATGCAGGGTCCCGCGTTACAGCTCCAATTGCCCGGCTATGAAGTGCGGCCGGCCAGTGCACGTGACCTCGATGCCTGCAATCAGTTGTGTTTCCACGTGCATGGACACGACCGGGGGCGGGAATTGTTCGATGCGACCAAGCAAGGCCACGCCCTCGTGGTCGAACATGGCGGGAACGTGACGGGCTACGCGACCCTGATCGGATTTTTCGGGCATGCGGTCGGCCGGACCAACGAGGAACTGAAGGCGTTGATCGGAGCGGTGCCGGTGTTCCAAGGTCCGGGATTTTTGCTCCCCACGCGCAACGGCGAGCTGCTCCGTTGGTGTCTGGACCATGGCCTCCGTGTGAGCTATCCGATGACCTTGATGAGCCATGGTCTGTACCAGGAGCCAGCCGGCTCGTTTCTCCCGTCGATTCTGTACTGA
- a CDS encoding NnrS protein involved in response to NO, whose product MAAFFSYGFRPFFFGAALFAGLAVPAWILILAGAGDSAWLSAARDWHVHEMVFGFLPAVITGFLLTAVPNWTDRPPIKGRELMFLFALWLAGRLIMAIPLCPPLLSALVDGAFFVTVAGLVWRELAAGRSWSHAPVGVVISLYACANIFYHLLALNGTETDLAVRMALALIMVLLTVIGGRLTPNFTREFLTEQGNRERPAPFSRLDGASIALVVMAAAAWTAQPQAPVTGWLLVAAGFANLGRLSRWYGWLTWHEPLVLVLHLGYGWLSMALLILGGAILGIGLPKEDAVHALTTGAVGGMTLAVMTRASLGHTGRPRHAGPATVGIYLLVTFGALLRVFGPSTGLPTNLVLGSAALGWSGAYLLFALMYGPFLLSPSLDE is encoded by the coding sequence ATGGCGGCGTTTTTCTCATATGGATTCCGACCGTTTTTTTTCGGGGCGGCGTTGTTCGCCGGCCTGGCGGTTCCTGCCTGGATCCTGATACTGGCCGGAGCAGGGGACTCGGCATGGCTCTCTGCCGCTCGAGACTGGCATGTGCATGAGATGGTCTTCGGCTTTCTCCCCGCTGTGATCACCGGCTTCCTGCTCACGGCTGTTCCCAATTGGACCGACAGGCCACCGATCAAGGGACGTGAACTGATGTTCCTGTTTGCCTTGTGGCTGGCCGGACGCCTGATCATGGCGATCCCGCTGTGCCCGCCCCTTCTGTCCGCCCTCGTTGATGGAGCCTTTTTTGTGACGGTGGCTGGATTGGTCTGGCGAGAACTTGCTGCGGGGAGAAGCTGGAGCCATGCGCCGGTGGGTGTGGTGATCAGCCTCTATGCCTGCGCAAACATTTTTTACCATCTGCTGGCCCTGAACGGAACGGAGACGGATCTTGCTGTCCGAATGGCGCTCGCGCTGATCATGGTCTTGCTGACAGTCATCGGTGGACGGCTCACTCCCAATTTCACGAGGGAGTTTCTGACGGAGCAGGGGAACAGAGAACGGCCTGCGCCGTTTTCGCGTCTCGATGGTGCGTCGATTGCGCTTGTGGTCATGGCTGCTGCGGCCTGGACCGCGCAGCCACAGGCTCCGGTTACAGGCTGGTTGTTGGTCGCGGCCGGATTCGCCAATCTCGGCCGCCTGTCGCGCTGGTACGGGTGGCTCACGTGGCATGAACCGTTGGTGCTGGTCCTTCATCTCGGCTACGGCTGGTTGAGCATGGCGTTGCTCATCTTGGGAGGCGCGATCCTCGGGATCGGTCTACCGAAAGAGGATGCGGTGCATGCGCTCACGACCGGCGCGGTGGGTGGGATGACCTTGGCTGTGATGACTCGCGCGAGCCTCGGCCACACGGGCCGCCCTCGCCATGCCGGCCCTGCGACCGTTGGTATCTACTTGCTGGTCACCTTCGGCGCGCTGCTGCGGGTCTTCGGACCTTCTACCGGGCTCCCGACGAATCTCGTGCTTGGTTCGGCTGCTCTTGGTTGGAGCGGCGCCTATCTGCTGTTCGCCTTGATGTATGGACCGTTCCTCCTCAGCCCCAGCCTTGACGAGTAA